The Saxibacter everestensis genome has a window encoding:
- a CDS encoding 5-(carboxyamino)imidazole ribonucleotide synthase — translation MTFPVVGVIGGGQLARMMAPAAEALGVRLKVLAESPDVCATQVIPQAQVGDYRDLATLREFAAGVDVVTFDHEHVPTEHLQALEADGVVVHPGPRALVHAQDKIVMRTAVDRLGLPNPRWAPVGSEAELAEFGDEIGWPVIVKTPRGGYDGKGVRVVHSAAEAADWLESAAGSPLLAEAFVPFNRELAAMVARSPMGQAAAWPVVATKQVDGVCREAIAPAPNLPDELAARISGAALKLAGDLDVTGVMAMEVFEVADENGKASFVINELAMRPHNTGHWTQDGSVTSQFEQHLRAVLDLPLGETAARADYSVMVNVLGGEYPDLYHPYLHVMAHDPGIKVHMYGKEVKPGRKVGHVTATGTNLDDLLERARHAADYFTGTITE, via the coding sequence GTGACTTTTCCTGTGGTTGGCGTTATCGGTGGGGGGCAGCTTGCGCGCATGATGGCGCCGGCAGCCGAGGCTCTTGGTGTTCGTCTGAAGGTGCTCGCGGAGAGCCCGGATGTCTGTGCGACTCAGGTGATACCGCAGGCCCAGGTTGGCGACTATCGGGACCTAGCCACGCTGCGCGAATTCGCCGCGGGCGTTGACGTGGTCACCTTCGATCACGAGCATGTGCCGACCGAGCACCTTCAGGCGCTCGAAGCCGACGGGGTCGTAGTGCATCCCGGGCCGCGCGCGCTGGTTCACGCGCAAGACAAGATCGTGATGCGGACGGCTGTCGACCGGCTCGGTCTGCCGAATCCTCGCTGGGCGCCGGTCGGCTCCGAGGCGGAGCTCGCCGAGTTCGGTGATGAGATCGGCTGGCCAGTCATCGTGAAAACGCCGCGCGGCGGGTACGACGGCAAGGGTGTGCGCGTTGTTCATTCTGCCGCGGAAGCAGCCGATTGGCTGGAATCCGCCGCCGGATCGCCACTGCTTGCCGAGGCATTCGTGCCATTCAACCGCGAACTTGCCGCCATGGTGGCTCGCAGCCCGATGGGGCAGGCGGCGGCCTGGCCGGTTGTTGCCACCAAGCAGGTGGATGGTGTGTGCCGTGAGGCTATCGCGCCGGCGCCGAATCTGCCCGACGAGCTGGCCGCGCGAATCAGCGGGGCGGCACTGAAGCTCGCCGGAGACCTGGACGTCACCGGCGTGATGGCAATGGAGGTCTTCGAGGTCGCCGACGAGAACGGCAAGGCGTCGTTCGTCATCAATGAGCTCGCAATGCGGCCGCACAACACCGGTCACTGGACCCAGGACGGGTCGGTCACCAGCCAGTTCGAGCAGCACCTGCGGGCCGTGCTCGACCTTCCGCTTGGCGAAACCGCCGCACGCGCCGACTATTCCGTGATGGTGAATGTTCTCGGCGGGGAGTACCCGGATCTCTACCATCCCTATCTGCACGTTATGGCCCACGACCCTGGTATCAAGGTTCATATGTATGGCAAAGAGGTGAAACCCGGCAGGAAGGTCGGGCACGTCACCGCCACCGGAACGAATCTGGATGACTTGCTGGAGCGTGCCAGGCACGCAGCCGACTATTTCACCGGCACCATCACCGAATGA
- a CDS encoding GtrA family protein, with protein MASRRWADLGWLALVSHLSKFGAVGTIAFLVDLGVYNALRFSILDDKPIGAKVISVMVATVVSWLGSRYWTFREGRGNSVLRELFSFALINAGGLVIAAACLFVSHYGLGYTSKLADNISGNGIGLFLGTAFRYAMYRLVLFRPPKADIPSTEREHSSA; from the coding sequence ATGGCATCACGAAGGTGGGCGGATCTAGGCTGGCTTGCCCTCGTGTCGCACCTGAGCAAGTTCGGCGCAGTCGGAACTATCGCCTTCCTGGTAGACCTCGGCGTCTACAACGCCCTGCGGTTTTCGATTCTCGACGACAAACCGATCGGCGCAAAGGTCATCTCTGTCATGGTCGCCACCGTCGTCTCCTGGCTCGGCAGCCGGTACTGGACATTCAGGGAGGGCCGGGGAAACTCAGTCCTTCGGGAGCTTTTCTCATTCGCGCTGATAAACGCCGGCGGGCTGGTGATTGCGGCCGCCTGCCTGTTCGTGTCGCATTACGGTCTTGGGTACACCTCGAAACTCGCCGACAATATTTCAGGCAACGGGATAGGGCTGTTCCTCGGCACCGCCTTCCGCTACGCGATGTACCGGCTCGTTCTCTTCCGGCCGCCAAAGGCTGATATTCCATCCACGGAACGGGAGCACTCGAGCGCCTGA
- a CDS encoding DapH/DapD/GlmU-related protein, with protein sequence MELEDLLEALDAGQTITGDSPLHEVMHRVSQEALRVTGELNGGYREPARVRELLARLIGKAVDESVTVFPPFYADFGKNITLGKRIFINSGCKFQDQGGVVIGDGSLIGHNTVIATLNHDLAPSRRADMHPAPVVIGRNVWIGSNATILPGVTIGDDAVVAAASVVTKDVPERTVVVGSPARVVRSLAG encoded by the coding sequence ATGGAACTCGAGGATCTCCTGGAGGCGCTGGATGCCGGTCAGACCATCACGGGGGACTCGCCGCTGCATGAGGTCATGCATCGGGTCAGTCAAGAGGCCCTGCGCGTCACCGGCGAACTGAACGGCGGATATCGGGAGCCCGCGCGGGTGCGTGAGCTATTGGCTCGGCTGATTGGGAAGGCGGTTGACGAATCCGTCACGGTCTTCCCGCCGTTCTACGCCGACTTCGGGAAGAACATCACCCTAGGCAAGCGAATCTTCATCAACTCCGGCTGCAAGTTTCAAGACCAGGGCGGCGTTGTGATCGGCGACGGCAGCCTGATCGGGCACAACACGGTGATCGCCACGCTGAACCACGACCTTGCCCCGAGCCGCCGCGCGGACATGCACCCGGCCCCGGTCGTCATCGGCCGCAATGTGTGGATCGGATCGAACGCCACGATTCTGCCGGGCGTGACGATCGGTGACGACGCCGTCGTGGCAGCCGCGTCCGTCGTCACGAAGGACGTTCCGGAAAGGACCGTCGTGGTGGGCTCGCCCGCGCGAGTGGTCCGCTCACTTGCCGGCTGA
- a CDS encoding HNH endonuclease signature motif containing protein, with protein sequence MEDAQEHSGRAGDIALPGAAADLQRDGRHVPRSDGTAFPASAAAADSAAGAGSRRVQDVAVIPSSAVVAGTGLDAALAGLNLDRLSAAQLLEVAVDAERLQDFASVIASEALAAFGRNELADRAKDHALETGAGSRATAHPDSSASGTSEVEAGRTAASTVRQHAVSAQTQPAAEEETGTVAFRAFREAVSRGLPRFSGDEVACALDVASRTGKTRLLDAMFASACFPRALALVKAGTIDRARFGFLITQTRSLDAHAALELDDLVASWPNGLSRRAFTRRVRTAVAVADARDAAARHAQVCQDRSVQFIPVEDGAAILSVYGPADALLTAYRRLDAAARTQSASPAGPGSTFGLDATSGIASASGANPESGFRGGECVGADGRTLAQRRFDLLTGVDFGPDGRATIDGSSGTINGVTGARSRVPAQTRVNVTVPALTLLGLANLPGHLDGYGPIPPAMATAIAADAPTWTRILTDPITGRILNTRQYSYRPDTETLRYLRARHTTCTVPCCTTPSDRAEIDHVVPFDHDHPDRGGPTNAWNLGPGCKNHHQGKTLGILHAETIGARHGPVTIRWHLPSGRYYDRHEDDDPITASTSTRILQALEAGAAQEQPLAVPPGGPPPPSSETAPQQREGNRFPVDTALPPPGTENVPQCHVPADDPPPF encoded by the coding sequence ATGGAAGATGCACAGGAGCACTCGGGCCGGGCGGGCGATATCGCCCTACCGGGTGCTGCCGCGGATCTACAACGGGATGGCCGCCACGTTCCCCGTAGCGACGGCACGGCCTTTCCTGCCAGTGCCGCTGCCGCTGATTCCGCCGCTGGGGCTGGCAGCCGGCGGGTGCAGGATGTCGCGGTGATTCCCAGCAGCGCCGTGGTTGCCGGTACCGGTCTGGACGCCGCGCTGGCAGGTCTGAATCTTGACCGGCTGTCCGCGGCGCAGTTGCTGGAAGTCGCCGTGGACGCCGAACGGTTGCAGGATTTCGCCTCGGTGATCGCATCCGAGGCGCTGGCCGCATTCGGCCGGAACGAACTCGCCGACCGGGCCAAGGATCACGCCCTGGAGACCGGCGCTGGTTCAAGGGCCACCGCTCACCCAGACTCCTCAGCGTCGGGCACCTCGGAAGTCGAGGCCGGCCGAACCGCCGCCTCGACGGTCAGGCAGCACGCCGTATCCGCTCAGACCCAGCCCGCCGCGGAGGAGGAGACCGGGACTGTCGCGTTCCGGGCGTTTCGGGAGGCCGTGTCTCGCGGCCTGCCCCGGTTCAGTGGCGACGAGGTCGCCTGCGCGCTGGATGTGGCCTCCCGGACGGGAAAGACCAGGCTGTTGGACGCGATGTTCGCCAGCGCGTGTTTCCCCAGGGCTCTGGCGTTGGTCAAGGCCGGGACGATCGACCGGGCCCGGTTCGGATTCCTCATCACCCAGACCCGGAGCCTCGACGCGCACGCCGCGCTCGAACTCGACGACCTGGTCGCCAGTTGGCCGAACGGGCTGTCCCGGCGGGCGTTTACCCGCCGGGTCCGCACAGCGGTTGCGGTAGCCGACGCCCGGGACGCCGCCGCGAGGCACGCCCAGGTCTGCCAAGACCGCAGCGTGCAGTTCATCCCGGTGGAGGACGGCGCGGCCATCCTGTCCGTCTACGGGCCTGCCGACGCACTGCTGACCGCATACCGTCGGCTGGACGCCGCCGCCCGCACCCAATCCGCCTCGCCCGCCGGTCCGGGTTCGACTTTCGGTCTGGATGCCACTTCCGGCATAGCCTCGGCGTCGGGCGCGAATCCGGAATCTGGCTTTCGGGGAGGCGAGTGCGTCGGTGCAGACGGCCGGACGCTAGCCCAACGGCGGTTCGACCTGCTCACCGGCGTCGACTTCGGCCCCGACGGCAGGGCGACCATCGACGGCAGCAGCGGGACCATCAACGGTGTCACGGGGGCGCGGTCCCGGGTGCCGGCGCAGACCCGGGTGAATGTCACCGTACCGGCCCTGACCCTACTCGGTCTCGCAAATCTGCCCGGACACCTCGACGGCTACGGCCCGATCCCACCGGCCATGGCCACCGCAATCGCCGCCGACGCACCAACCTGGACCAGGATCCTGACCGACCCGATCACCGGCCGGATCCTGAACACCCGGCAATACAGCTACCGGCCCGATACCGAGACGCTGCGCTATCTGCGTGCCCGGCACACCACCTGCACCGTGCCGTGCTGCACCACACCGTCGGACCGGGCAGAAATCGACCACGTCGTCCCCTTCGACCACGACCACCCCGATCGTGGCGGACCCACCAACGCCTGGAATTTGGGCCCGGGGTGCAAAAACCACCATCAAGGCAAAACCCTGGGCATTCTGCACGCCGAAACCATCGGAGCCCGCCACGGCCCGGTCACCATCCGCTGGCACCTGCCCTCCGGCCGCTACTACGACCGGCACGAAGACGACGACCCCATCACCGCCAGCACTTCCACCCGGATCCTCCAGGCCCTCGAAGCCGGGGCTGCCCAGGAACAACCACTAGCAGTGCCACCTGGCGGGCCGCCCCCACCGAGTAGCGAGACCGCTCCACAGCAGCGCGAGGGCAACCGGTTCCCGGTAGACACCGCCCTGCCACCGCCGGGCACGGAAAATGTTCCGCAATGCCATGTCCCAGCCGACGATCCACCACCGTTTTAG
- a CDS encoding thymidine kinase, producing the protein MAQLVFFTGTMNCGKSTLALQMDYNHSSAGRHGLIFTRDDRAGDSVLSSRLGLTTTAIEVRDDTDFWDEVANRRTYSSPVHYLIVDEAQFYSAIQIEQLAGIVDEMGIDVFAFGFTTDFRSRLFAGAQRLIELADRVEVLQVEALCWCGARATHNARTEGGVMVTEGRQVVIGDIATPDDAAGDPGLNPPPPEVEVGYETLCRRHHMRRMTAARAKELAPEDQLLPIDTRVRPPSAPRWRR; encoded by the coding sequence ATGGCACAACTGGTTTTTTTCACTGGAACGATGAACTGTGGAAAATCCACCCTGGCCCTGCAGATGGATTACAACCACTCCTCGGCGGGACGCCACGGCCTGATCTTCACCCGGGATGATCGGGCCGGCGATTCCGTGCTCTCGTCGCGGCTCGGCCTGACCACCACAGCGATCGAGGTGCGAGACGACACCGACTTCTGGGACGAGGTTGCCAACCGGCGAACCTACAGCAGTCCGGTGCACTACCTGATCGTCGACGAGGCACAGTTCTATTCAGCGATCCAGATCGAACAGCTGGCAGGCATCGTCGACGAGATGGGTATCGACGTCTTCGCGTTCGGCTTCACCACCGATTTCCGCTCCAGGCTGTTTGCCGGTGCGCAGCGGCTGATCGAGTTGGCGGACCGGGTGGAGGTGCTCCAGGTCGAGGCGCTGTGCTGGTGCGGGGCCCGGGCAACGCACAACGCCCGCACCGAGGGCGGCGTCATGGTCACCGAGGGCCGCCAGGTAGTGATCGGCGACATCGCAACGCCGGACGATGCCGCGGGAGACCCCGGTCTCAATCCGCCGCCGCCCGAGGTGGAGGTTGGTTATGAAACTCTGTGCCGGCGACATCACATGCGGCGGATGACGGCCGCCCGGGCAAAAGAACTGGCGCCGGAGGATCAGCTGCTGCCGATCGATACCCGCGTGCGCCCACCGTCGGCACCCCGCTGGCGGCGCTGA
- a CDS encoding alkaline phosphatase family protein has translation MDSNHPGNSVLAPDYAGGSIADVIPATADALGYGSAIGAETVDRAAAVLPLGEARSAVVVLVDGLGAEQLRSRAAHAPFLRGLLGASRELSAGFPSTTANSLSSLGTGQLPGGHGVVGYRVLDPDRDVILNQLSWDQDTDPKLWVPDSTLLERLTEAGLDVVSLGEAKFAERGLNQASMRGGRFRPSRLLGERAGHAIEELKRPGNHLVYLYWGALDKVGHQKGSGSWAWLEELERIDAELRRLAEQLPRDTLLVITADHGMVDVAHDDRLDLAAHPALRTGVRHVGGEPRAVHLYTEPDGGPGLAADLADRWLAEIDGRGAVLTREQAISAGLFGVVGARARSRIGDVVVTAGPDFAVVDTANDSASALALLGHHGGLSTTELRIPLLTARS, from the coding sequence GTGGATTCGAACCATCCCGGCAATTCAGTGCTCGCCCCGGATTACGCGGGCGGAAGCATTGCCGATGTAATCCCTGCGACGGCCGATGCGCTCGGTTACGGAAGTGCGATCGGTGCCGAGACCGTCGACAGGGCCGCCGCCGTCTTGCCGCTCGGCGAAGCCCGTTCCGCGGTTGTCGTGCTGGTCGACGGACTCGGTGCCGAGCAGCTCCGCTCGCGAGCGGCGCACGCGCCGTTCCTGCGTGGACTGTTGGGCGCGAGCCGGGAACTCTCCGCCGGTTTTCCGTCCACGACGGCGAATTCCTTGTCCTCACTCGGTACCGGGCAGCTTCCCGGCGGTCATGGTGTCGTCGGCTACCGGGTGCTCGATCCCGACCGCGACGTCATCCTCAATCAGCTGTCCTGGGATCAGGACACCGATCCCAAACTCTGGGTTCCCGATAGCACGTTGCTGGAGCGGCTCACCGAGGCCGGCCTCGACGTGGTCAGCCTCGGCGAGGCAAAGTTCGCCGAGCGCGGACTGAATCAGGCCTCGATGCGCGGCGGACGCTTCCGGCCGTCACGCCTGCTCGGCGAACGTGCCGGTCACGCCATCGAGGAATTGAAACGGCCCGGAAACCACCTCGTCTACCTGTACTGGGGTGCGCTTGACAAGGTCGGCCACCAGAAGGGAAGCGGCTCCTGGGCCTGGCTGGAAGAGCTGGAACGTATCGATGCCGAGCTGCGCCGGCTTGCCGAGCAGCTGCCCAGGGACACCCTGCTGGTGATAACCGCCGACCACGGCATGGTCGACGTCGCGCATGATGACCGGCTGGACCTCGCCGCGCATCCGGCCCTGCGCACCGGGGTGCGGCACGTCGGGGGCGAACCCCGGGCCGTCCACCTGTACACGGAGCCGGATGGGGGGCCGGGCCTGGCTGCGGATCTGGCAGACCGCTGGCTGGCCGAGATCGACGGCCGAGGCGCCGTTCTGACTCGCGAGCAGGCGATCTCGGCGGGGCTGTTCGGTGTCGTCGGCGCCCGGGCGAGGAGCCGGATCGGCGATGTCGTCGTGACGGCTGGTCCGGATTTCGCCGTCGTCGACACCGCCAATGACTCGGCCTCCGCGCTCGCGCTCCTCGGGCACCATGGCGGCCTCAGCACGACCGAGTTGCGGATTCCTTTGCTGACAGCGAGGTCGTAG
- a CDS encoding DUF5998 family protein, which yields MSQPSATGKQPAQSVVPEEVLEDLQRAGYYPQLAAHVFGATLFGEPVRSHLVHVETHFDLEEVHRHITVLMLTPTRLLLGHIDDDPGGPGQGAFAQATTEDIPLARIRSVLIGHVFNNPEQFRPGQDPREVTVTLSWGGVSRVEMRPEDCADPQCDADHGYAGIIGGEDLALRVSSQAEGAQAVSRTLTFATELRHAAHIARTTQH from the coding sequence ATGTCCCAGCCCTCAGCAACAGGTAAGCAGCCCGCGCAATCAGTGGTGCCGGAGGAAGTCCTCGAGGACCTGCAACGCGCCGGGTACTACCCGCAGCTCGCCGCGCATGTGTTCGGCGCGACGCTCTTTGGCGAGCCGGTCCGCTCCCACCTCGTGCACGTCGAAACCCACTTCGATCTCGAAGAGGTGCATCGGCACATCACCGTGCTGATGCTGACGCCGACCCGGCTGCTGCTCGGACACATCGATGACGATCCGGGCGGACCGGGCCAGGGTGCGTTTGCCCAGGCCACGACCGAAGACATTCCGCTGGCACGCATCCGCTCGGTGCTGATCGGTCATGTGTTCAACAATCCGGAGCAGTTCCGCCCGGGGCAGGACCCACGGGAGGTCACCGTCACGCTGTCGTGGGGTGGCGTTTCCCGGGTCGAGATGCGTCCCGAAGACTGTGCCGACCCGCAGTGCGATGCCGACCATGGTTACGCCGGGATCATCGGTGGCGAAGACCTTGCACTGCGGGTCAGTTCCCAGGCTGAGGGTGCGCAGGCAGTCTCGCGGACCCTTACCTTCGCCACCGAGCTGCGGCACGCTGCGCACATCGCACGAACGACGCAGCATTGA
- a CDS encoding bifunctional GNAT family N-acetyltransferase/acetate--CoA ligase family protein gives MTVAVGYPEHWEADVVLRDGGTAHLRPIRPEDASAVQDFHVAQSEESIYLRFFAPLPRLPKRDLERFTNVDHRDRVAFVVTIGEQIVGIGRYDRIDEKQAEVAFNIADSHQSRGLGSVLLEHLAAAARERGIRQFRAEVLPQNSAMLKVFTEAGYEVTRRFDDGVVDVHFDVDPTDRSRAVMESREHRAEALSVFGLLHPKSVVVIGASRKRDSTGNLLLRNLTEAGFGGDVYVVHPEAEHVAGHPAYRTLQDLPGPADIAVIAVPADAVTDVVRSCAAHGVKGVVVISSGFAETGPAGLALQRGVVRTARSNGMRVVGPNSFGLLNTDPDVRLNASLAPFLPPAGNFGLFSQSGALGIAVLASAARRGLGVSSFVSAGNRADLSGNDLMQYWEEDDNTRAVGLYLESIGNPRKFSRIARRLARSKPVVVVKSDITGQELPPGHAVRVSPAGAGALDEMLKQAGVIRADSIHRLFDVAQLVTNQPLPSGPRVGVIGNSAALGTLVVQGLRAKGLRVGATPVSLHPEASDAQFREALEEIFRSDLDSVVVTFTPSVGASERDVASALAEIAAGSGKTTVACFLGVHGVSEQLSATTTSDGEVRTLTVPAYPSPEDAVWALAATTGYAQWRTRDHGNYVNPEGLQPRRARRLVTEWLAGTAPGEPVRLDSHQVHELLDCYGLTALPSRRVTNIDEAVQAANFLGYPVALKSVDDNLRHRIELGGVRLNIDDDAELLDDYLAMQRTLTPLVEADQVALEVQPMAPNGVACVVRSGEDPLFGPVVSFSLAGDATELLGDVAHRISPLTDSDISDLIRSVRASPRLFGYRGLPPAHTGALEDLLARVSVLADQLPEVAELLLNPVVAALDGVYPLSAEIVLQANPDRNDSPRRKLA, from the coding sequence ATGACTGTAGCGGTTGGCTATCCCGAGCACTGGGAAGCCGACGTCGTCCTCCGAGATGGCGGCACTGCGCACCTTCGGCCGATCCGTCCCGAAGACGCGAGCGCGGTTCAGGACTTTCATGTCGCCCAGTCCGAAGAATCGATCTACCTGAGATTCTTCGCTCCGTTGCCGAGACTGCCGAAGCGCGATTTGGAGCGATTCACCAACGTGGATCACCGTGACCGCGTCGCCTTCGTCGTCACTATCGGTGAGCAGATAGTCGGCATCGGTCGTTATGACCGGATCGACGAAAAGCAGGCCGAGGTCGCGTTCAATATCGCCGATTCACATCAGTCCCGCGGTCTTGGTTCGGTTCTGCTGGAGCACCTGGCCGCGGCGGCCCGCGAGCGCGGCATCAGGCAGTTCCGTGCGGAGGTGCTACCGCAGAACTCCGCAATGCTCAAGGTGTTCACCGAGGCGGGTTACGAGGTCACCCGGCGTTTCGACGACGGTGTCGTCGACGTCCACTTCGATGTCGACCCTACCGACCGTTCTCGGGCGGTGATGGAATCCCGCGAACACCGGGCGGAGGCACTCAGCGTCTTCGGATTGCTGCATCCGAAGTCGGTCGTGGTGATCGGCGCCAGCCGGAAACGCGATTCCACCGGCAATCTCCTGCTACGCAACCTGACCGAGGCAGGATTCGGCGGTGATGTGTATGTGGTGCATCCCGAGGCCGAACACGTCGCCGGCCACCCCGCATACCGAACCCTTCAGGACCTGCCGGGCCCGGCGGATATAGCCGTGATCGCGGTACCCGCCGATGCCGTGACGGACGTTGTGCGCAGCTGCGCGGCACACGGCGTCAAGGGCGTCGTAGTCATTTCGTCAGGCTTCGCCGAGACCGGCCCAGCAGGTCTCGCGCTGCAGCGGGGGGTGGTCCGAACCGCCCGTTCAAACGGAATGCGAGTCGTCGGGCCCAACTCGTTCGGCCTGCTGAACACGGATCCCGACGTGCGGCTCAATGCCTCGCTGGCGCCGTTCCTCCCGCCTGCTGGCAACTTCGGGCTCTTCAGCCAGTCCGGCGCGCTCGGCATCGCTGTCCTGGCCTCGGCCGCCCGCCGGGGTCTCGGCGTGTCCAGTTTCGTCTCCGCCGGAAACCGCGCCGATCTGTCCGGCAATGACCTGATGCAGTACTGGGAAGAGGACGACAATACCCGTGCGGTCGGGCTTTACCTCGAGTCGATCGGCAATCCGCGAAAGTTCTCCCGGATCGCGCGCCGGCTGGCCCGTTCCAAGCCGGTCGTCGTGGTGAAATCCGATATCACCGGCCAGGAACTCCCACCTGGGCACGCCGTGCGCGTCTCTCCAGCCGGTGCCGGAGCCCTGGATGAGATGCTCAAACAGGCCGGGGTGATCAGGGCCGACAGCATTCACCGGCTCTTCGATGTCGCTCAGCTGGTGACGAATCAGCCGCTGCCCTCGGGTCCGCGGGTCGGCGTGATCGGAAACTCTGCTGCGCTCGGCACACTTGTTGTACAGGGCTTGCGGGCAAAAGGGCTGCGGGTCGGCGCCACGCCGGTGTCCCTGCACCCCGAGGCGAGCGATGCCCAGTTCCGGGAAGCGCTCGAAGAGATATTTCGCTCGGACCTGGATTCAGTGGTCGTCACGTTCACGCCCTCCGTCGGTGCCTCCGAACGGGATGTCGCCAGCGCCCTGGCCGAGATCGCGGCAGGATCCGGCAAGACGACGGTCGCCTGTTTCCTCGGCGTGCATGGCGTCTCGGAACAACTGTCGGCGACAACCACCAGCGATGGTGAGGTCAGGACGCTGACCGTTCCCGCCTACCCCAGCCCGGAAGACGCCGTCTGGGCACTGGCCGCGACAACCGGGTACGCCCAGTGGCGCACCCGGGATCACGGGAATTACGTCAACCCCGAAGGTCTCCAGCCCCGGCGGGCCCGGCGCCTGGTCACCGAGTGGCTCGCGGGCACGGCGCCCGGGGAGCCGGTGAGGCTGGACAGCCACCAGGTACACGAGCTGCTGGACTGCTACGGCCTGACAGCGCTGCCATCGCGTCGCGTCACCAATATCGACGAGGCGGTGCAGGCCGCGAACTTCCTTGGCTATCCTGTCGCCCTCAAGTCGGTCGACGACAATCTCCGGCATCGGATCGAGCTGGGCGGGGTCCGGCTGAATATCGATGACGACGCGGAACTCCTTGACGACTACCTGGCTATGCAGCGCACGTTGACGCCGCTGGTCGAGGCGGATCAGGTCGCACTCGAGGTGCAGCCGATGGCGCCGAACGGTGTCGCCTGCGTGGTCCGGTCCGGTGAGGACCCGCTCTTCGGCCCGGTGGTTTCATTCAGCCTCGCCGGTGACGCGACGGAGCTGTTGGGTGATGTGGCGCATCGGATCTCGCCATTGACCGACTCTGACATATCCGACCTGATCCGGTCGGTGCGCGCCTCGCCCCGATTGTTTGGCTACCGCGGACTGCCTCCGGCGCATACCGGTGCGCTGGAAGACCTGCTTGCCCGGGTCAGTGTGCTGGCCGACCAGTTGCCCGAGGTGGCCGAGCTGCTGCTCAATCCGGTGGTAGCCGCCCTGGACGGTGTTTATCCGCTGAGTGCGGAGATTGTGCTGCAGGCGAACCCAGATCGAAACGACTCACCGCGCCGAAAACTGGCCTAG